A single region of the Papilio machaon chromosome 13, ilPapMach1.1, whole genome shotgun sequence genome encodes:
- the LOC106717882 gene encoding uncharacterized protein LOC106717882, translating to MLDMMLKTKGTAERVSQKSGSDPGIIPAGINLGGYSMMRLRNSILFFHRMKLRNNTHFRVDVLHNNLSNMVLTAKLSLNDLHIHGAYERLITESDPSELFYKPTFGEVEFLLRNVKYNMEGRYRLLRNKLNIELVVSDINTNDILMTYQNNEATTKPITLQRKNIDEFLDRLKTDLDKWLKDYFNDYLMYFGLEGSKANAELLEYEKEKSLALNDYTDQVLEKMKKRLRELDFEAVQIPKFAVTAVTGMQIKLTNGVLRGLDTIHRRGVATCKKEDKFRKIDMMIGFSSLQATYQYEAVFNTGVPPINGILFVTAHELTAHMGLVLTKNPQTLNIVIDSVEQAKPESITVEGPANRIIGNFKNLLERHVFTFISNAIIHNVKMISTITHCEPRLNPFHIEEQTFSQENEPNTDGSNKNELSYKNEEQISEITKETNDSESNEILNGDRNDTTNIEISIDKYEGDATSGSSEEEIEGENRSNVKTEEVERIKSHIVFSYSDEHQLKSDNSASAETSETKENKKKKPVLPKHKQKRNEKSSILNKDEK from the exons ATGTTGGAT atgaTGCTCAAAACTAAAGGGACAGCCGAAAGAGTTTCTCAAAAATCCGGCAGTGATCCCGGGATCATACCGGCAGGGATCAATCTTGGAGGTTACAGTATGATGAGACTACGAAATTCTATTCT ATTCTTTCACCGAATGAAGCTCAGGAACAACACACACTTTCGCGTTGATGTCTTGCACAATAATTTATCCAACATGGTGCTGACTGCCAAGTTGTCGCTTAATGATCTCCACATACATGGGGCGTATGAACGTCTTATTACTGAATCAGATCCATCTGAACTCTTCTATAAGCCTACATTCGGAGAAGTAGA ATTTCTATTACGAAACGTGAAATACAATATGGAAGGAAGGTACCGTTTGCTACGGAACAAACTAAACATCGAACTTGTTGTTTCCGATATAAACACAAACGACATATTGATGACT TATCAAAATAATGAAGCTACAACTAAACCTATAACTTTACAACGGAAAAATATag ATGAGTTTCTGGATAGATTAAAAACGGACCTTGACAAATGGTTGAAAGATTACTTTAAcgattatttaatgtattttggtTTGGAGGGGAGTAAAGCTAATGCTGAATTATT ggaatatgaaaaggaaaaaagtCTCGCACTTAACGATTATACCGATCAAGTTTtagaaaaaatgaagaaaagaTTAAGAGAATTAGATTTCGAAGCTGTTCAAATTCCGAAGTTCGCAGTTACTGCTGTTACTGGAATG CAAATAAAGCTTACGAATGGTGTGCTACGGGGCTTAGACACAATTCATAGAAGAGGTGTAGCGACATGTAAGAAAGAGGACAAGTTTCGTAAAATAGACATGATGATTGGATTTAGTAGTTTACAG GCAACTTACCAATACGAAGCTGTATTCAACACAGGAGTGCCTCCAATAAATGgcatattatttgtaacagCTCATGAATTAACAGCTCACATGGGACTAGTTCTTACTAAAAACCCACAAACTTTAAACATAGTCATTGACTCCGTAGAACAAGCAAA gCCAGAATCAATAACTGTAGAAGGACCTGCAAATAGGATTATAGGGAATTTTAAGAATTTACTTGAACGGCATGTGTTCACATTTATTTCTAATGCTATTATTCACAATGTAAAGATGATCAGTACTATTACACATTGTG aGCCAAGACTAAATCCATTTCATATAGAAGAGCAAACCTTTTCCCAAGAAAACGAACCAAACACCGACGGTAGCAATAAAAATGAGTTAAGTTACAAAAATGAAGAACAGATAagtgaaataacaaaagaaactaACGATTCAGAATCAAATGAAATTCTAAATGGTGACAGAAATGATACTACTAATATTGAGATATCAATTGATAAATACGAAGGCGACGCTACATCCGGTAGTAGTGAAGAAGAAATTGAAGGGGAAAATCGAAGCAATGTGAAAACAGAGGAAGTCGAAAGAATCAAAAGCCATATTGTTTTTAGCTATAGCGACGaacatcaattaaaaagtGACAATTCAGCAAGCGCAGAAACTTCTGAAACCAAagagaataaaaagaaaaaacctgTATTGCCAAAACACAAACAAAAGCGTAATGAAAAGAgttctatattaaataaagatgaaaaatAG